A single window of Neisseria sp. KEM232 DNA harbors:
- a CDS encoding primosomal protein N', producing the protein MIYHRIALNVPLSDGLLTYSHPEALPPGTRVAVPFRGRVMVGIVWEAGIAPDFDPAKILPVQTAFTAEMPLPEDWRGLIAFASRYYHYPLGQTASLALPQGLKEPKAVEMPQPPLFYALNEAGRAQQPPRARFHKKAALWQALADSDGLTMAQLKRINAQAAKLVDEWLAQGWIDAHTAGKPVLVPYHGQASHSEKTLNPDQLAASQAVQTAFGQFQPFLLYGITGSGKTEVYFDVMEKVLASGRQVLFLLPEINLTPQLLARVEARFADVPTAVLHSQTAAGRRTQDYLRAMANQAKLVIGTRLAVFTPLADVGLIVVDEEHDSSFKQDNELRYHARDLAVWRAKQSGCPIMLGSATPSLESWHKAQSGAYRLLELARRANPAARPPQVEILNVGRLKLDNGFSPQALNLLKQNFAAGGMSLVYLNRRGYSPALFCGDCGHTFGCPNCSAKMVLHQRARQLRCHHCDHRTAIPFKCPDCGNQDLTAVGQGTQRVEETLCAFLPQASVVRVDRDSTARKNDWDELYRRIGEGGIDILVGTQMLAKGHDFARLNLVIVLNADGSLYSADFRAPERLFAELMQVSGRAGRADIPGGVLIQTQIPDHAVFSAVKAQDYRLFADAELAERQQFAMPPFGFQTAIRADAPDIAAATEFLNRIRDRLAPALPQSVSQFGAAPMLMVRLAERERAQLFLESASRKDLHHAVSLWIQALQQERDHKIRWSADVDPQEM; encoded by the coding sequence ATGATTTACCACCGCATTGCCCTTAATGTGCCCCTTTCAGACGGCCTTTTGACCTATTCCCATCCCGAAGCCCTGCCGCCCGGCACGCGCGTGGCCGTGCCGTTTCGCGGGCGCGTGATGGTGGGGATTGTGTGGGAAGCCGGTATTGCGCCCGATTTTGACCCGGCCAAGATTTTGCCCGTTCAGACGGCCTTTACCGCCGAAATGCCGCTGCCCGAAGACTGGCGCGGCCTGATTGCGTTTGCCTCGCGCTATTACCACTATCCGCTCGGCCAAACCGCTTCGCTCGCGCTGCCGCAGGGTTTGAAAGAGCCGAAGGCCGTGGAGATGCCGCAGCCGCCGCTGTTTTACGCGTTAAACGAAGCGGGCAGGGCGCAGCAGCCGCCGAGGGCGCGTTTTCACAAAAAAGCCGCGTTGTGGCAGGCTTTGGCCGATTCAGACGGCCTGACGATGGCGCAGCTCAAACGTATCAACGCGCAGGCGGCCAAGCTGGTGGACGAATGGTTGGCGCAGGGTTGGATAGACGCACATACGGCGGGCAAACCCGTGTTGGTGCCGTACCACGGGCAGGCTTCGCACTCTGAAAAAACGCTCAACCCCGACCAGCTCGCCGCCTCGCAGGCGGTTCAGACGGCCTTCGGGCAGTTTCAGCCCTTTTTGCTTTACGGCATCACCGGCAGCGGCAAAACCGAAGTGTATTTTGATGTGATGGAAAAAGTGTTGGCATCGGGGCGGCAGGTGTTGTTTTTACTGCCCGAAATCAACCTCACGCCGCAGCTTTTGGCGCGCGTGGAGGCGCGGTTTGCCGACGTGCCCACCGCCGTATTGCACAGCCAAACCGCCGCCGGACGGCGCACGCAGGATTACCTTCGCGCGATGGCAAATCAGGCCAAGCTGGTCATCGGCACGCGGCTGGCGGTGTTCACGCCGCTGGCCGATGTCGGGTTGATTGTGGTGGACGAAGAACACGATAGCTCGTTCAAACAAGACAACGAATTGCGCTACCACGCCCGCGATTTGGCCGTGTGGCGGGCGAAGCAGAGCGGTTGCCCGATTATGCTCGGCAGCGCGACGCCGAGTTTGGAGAGCTGGCACAAAGCCCAAAGCGGCGCGTATCGATTATTGGAACTCGCCCGCCGCGCCAACCCCGCCGCGCGGCCGCCGCAGGTGGAAATCCTCAACGTAGGCCGTCTGAAACTCGACAACGGCTTCTCACCGCAAGCCCTAAACCTGCTCAAACAGAATTTTGCAGCAGGCGGCATGTCGCTGGTGTACCTCAACCGGCGCGGCTATTCGCCCGCGCTGTTTTGCGGCGACTGCGGCCACACTTTCGGCTGCCCCAACTGCTCGGCCAAAATGGTATTGCACCAACGCGCCCGCCAACTACGCTGCCACCATTGCGACCACCGCACCGCCATCCCGTTCAAATGCCCCGACTGCGGCAACCAAGACCTGACCGCCGTCGGGCAGGGCACGCAGCGCGTCGAAGAAACCCTGTGTGCCTTTCTGCCGCAGGCATCGGTAGTTCGCGTCGACAGGGACAGCACCGCCCGCAAAAACGACTGGGACGAACTCTACCGCCGCATCGGCGAAGGCGGCATCGACATTCTCGTCGGCACGCAAATGCTCGCCAAAGGCCACGATTTCGCGCGGCTCAACCTCGTTATCGTGCTCAACGCCGACGGCAGCCTTTACAGCGCAGACTTCCGCGCCCCCGAACGCCTGTTTGCCGAACTCATGCAGGTATCCGGCCGCGCCGGCCGCGCCGACATACCCGGCGGCGTCCTTATCCAAACCCAAATCCCCGACCATGCCGTATTTTCCGCCGTCAAAGCGCAGGACTACCGCCTGTTTGCCGATGCCGAGCTGGCCGAGCGGCAGCAGTTTGCCATGCCGCCCTTCGGCTTTCAGACGGCCATCCGCGCCGACGCGCCCGACATCGCCGCCGCCACCGAATTTCTCAACCGCATCCGCGACCGCCTCGCCCCCGCGCTGCCCCAAAGCGTCAGCCAGTTTGGCGCAGCCCCCATGCTGATGGTGCGCCTGGCCGAACGCGAACGCGCCCAGCTTTTCCTCGAATCGGCCTCGCGCAAAGACCTGCACCACGCCGTATCGCTGTGGATACAGGCTCTGCAGCAGGAGCGCGATCACAAAATCAGATGGTCGGCCGATGTCGACCCGCAGGAGATGTGA
- a CDS encoding tetratricopeptide repeat protein produces MKKPISALIAAVFLSASLPAAAHLPPPQTKAGSGEGRLKQAEADIDAGRGEAAVKALLPLAEAGDAEAQALLGKAYYLGRGVEKDEQKALFWDKKAAENGSLRGMNNLGVMYYEGRGGLAKDLAEGTKWIRRAAEKGYAVSQRNIGLAYEEGKGVARDEAQAALWYRKAAEQGDALSQSALGTLYFDGRGVAQDDKQAFAWYEKAAKQGNAAAQNNLGFMYGAGRGVAQNPAESLKWYKKAAAQNDATAQYNIGTIYAQGKGVKQDWKQAVQWYEKAAAQGHVRALGALSIRYFSGEGVDKDEKRGIDMLTQVAERGDTLAQTVLGGRYLTGSGVKQDKEEAVKWLTRAAEKGNARAARLLSTTYRDGFVVEKDDGKAVYWLEKAAQLGQAQAQYDLALRYRQGKGVPKDMAQAVKWYRKAAEQGRADAQYNLAVAYRAGDGVAKDDAQAVEWLRKAAAQETSFSVLAQHELGFMYLRGSILPKDAKQAAYWLDKASRHGYVRAKKKLAAMSVAGEGVEKDDAKAAELLRDAAEAGDADSRLILGLAYKNGFLTLPKDLQQAEYWLRKASEQGRSEADPYLKDIEEAKCKQ; encoded by the coding sequence ATGAAAAAACCGATATCCGCCCTGATTGCCGCCGTTTTCCTGTCTGCCTCCCTGCCTGCCGCCGCGCATCTGCCGCCGCCGCAAACGAAGGCGGGCAGCGGAGAAGGCCGTCTGAAACAGGCCGAAGCCGACATTGATGCCGGACGCGGCGAAGCAGCCGTGAAAGCGCTGCTGCCGCTGGCCGAAGCGGGCGACGCCGAAGCGCAGGCGCTGCTGGGCAAAGCCTACTACCTCGGGCGCGGCGTGGAAAAAGACGAACAAAAAGCACTGTTTTGGGACAAAAAAGCCGCCGAAAACGGCAGCCTCAGAGGCATGAACAACCTCGGCGTGATGTATTACGAAGGACGCGGCGGCCTCGCCAAAGACCTTGCCGAAGGCACAAAATGGATACGCCGCGCCGCCGAAAAAGGCTATGCCGTGTCGCAGCGGAATATAGGCTTGGCCTACGAAGAAGGCAAAGGCGTGGCGCGGGATGAGGCGCAGGCCGCCCTCTGGTACCGCAAAGCCGCGGAGCAGGGAGATGCCTTGTCGCAGTCTGCCCTCGGCACGCTTTATTTTGACGGCAGGGGCGTGGCGCAGGACGACAAACAGGCCTTCGCCTGGTATGAAAAAGCCGCCAAGCAGGGCAATGCGGCGGCGCAGAACAATTTGGGCTTTATGTACGGAGCGGGACGCGGTGTGGCGCAGAACCCGGCCGAATCGCTCAAATGGTACAAAAAAGCCGCCGCGCAAAACGATGCCACCGCCCAATACAACATCGGCACGATTTACGCGCAAGGCAAAGGCGTGAAACAAGACTGGAAACAGGCGGTGCAGTGGTATGAAAAAGCCGCCGCGCAGGGACACGTCCGCGCGCTGGGGGCTTTGTCCATCCGCTATTTTTCGGGCGAAGGCGTCGATAAAGACGAAAAACGCGGCATCGATATGCTGACACAGGTTGCCGAACGGGGCGATACTTTGGCGCAAACCGTGCTGGGCGGCCGCTACCTGACAGGCAGCGGCGTGAAGCAGGACAAAGAAGAGGCCGTCAAATGGCTGACCCGTGCCGCCGAGAAGGGCAACGCCCGCGCCGCGCGGCTGCTCAGCACCACCTACCGTGACGGATTCGTTGTCGAAAAAGACGACGGCAAAGCCGTTTACTGGCTGGAAAAAGCGGCGCAGCTGGGACAGGCGCAGGCCCAATACGATCTGGCGCTGCGCTACCGCCAGGGCAAAGGCGTGCCCAAAGACATGGCGCAGGCCGTCAAGTGGTACCGCAAAGCCGCCGAACAGGGACGCGCCGACGCGCAATACAACCTTGCCGTTGCCTACCGCGCCGGCGACGGCGTGGCCAAAGACGACGCGCAGGCGGTCGAATGGCTGCGCAAAGCCGCCGCACAGGAAACCTCATTCTCCGTGCTGGCGCAGCACGAACTGGGCTTTATGTACCTGCGCGGCAGCATCCTGCCCAAAGACGCGAAACAGGCCGCCTACTGGCTGGACAAAGCATCGCGGCACGGCTATGTGCGCGCCAAGAAAAAACTCGCCGCCATGAGTGTGGCGGGCGAGGGTGTGGAAAAAGACGATGCCAAAGCCGCCGAACTGCTACGCGACGCCGCCGAAGCGGGCGACGCCGACAGCCGCCTGATTTTGGGCTTGGCCTACAAAAACGGTTTCCTGACCCTGCCGAAAGATTTGCAACAGGCCGAATACTGGCTGCGCAAAGCGTCGGAGCAGGGCAGAAGCGAGGCCGATCCGTATCTGAAAGACATCGAAGAAGCCAAATGCAAGCAGTAG
- a CDS encoding DUF5339 family protein, which yields MKATSLPALLITAFALAACGGNSSDNAASGAAPAAEGGSACAQYEKAFNDMLQGLPEAQREDAKKTFATGMEAMKNLPADQQEAYCQESLKGLKGEAVQTEEDKAEAASEAAEDAKEAAADAKEAADDAKEAASEAKEAAQ from the coding sequence ATGAAAGCAACTTCCCTTCCCGCCTTGCTGATTACCGCATTCGCCCTGGCTGCCTGCGGCGGCAATTCGTCCGACAACGCCGCATCCGGCGCGGCGCCTGCCGCCGAGGGCGGCTCTGCCTGCGCACAATACGAAAAAGCGTTTAACGATATGTTGCAGGGTCTGCCCGAAGCGCAGCGCGAAGATGCGAAAAAAACCTTTGCCACAGGCATGGAAGCGATGAAAAACCTGCCGGCCGACCAGCAGGAGGCCTACTGCCAGGAATCCCTGAAAGGTCTGAAAGGCGAAGCCGTACAAACTGAGGAAGATAAAGCCGAAGCCGCTTCCGAAGCGGCCGAAGATGCCAAAGAAGCCGCAGCAGATGCCAAAGAAGCTGCTGACGATGCAAAAGAAGCCGCTTCCGAAGCAAAAGAAGCCGCCCAGTAA
- the ubiB gene encoding ubiquinone biosynthesis regulatory protein kinase UbiB has product MKWLKRSKTLWQTIRRYGLADLIVPLAREGWQRRLLRLLPQAGSAQDEPLPVRLRLALESLGPVFVKFGQVLSTRPDLIPHAYAVELAKLQDKVPPFDAELSRRQIEKALGRPVGEIYAEFETVPVASASVAQVHRARLYSGEEVAVKVLRPGIRSVIEQDLALLRFCAGWAERLFADGKRLRPREVVDEFDKYLHDELDLMREAANASQLGRNFKDSAMLIVPKVFYDYCAREVLTIEWMDGTPVSDIAALKAQGIDLHKLADYGVEIFFTQVFRDGFFHADMHPGNILVAADNRYIALDFGIVGTLTDYDKRYLAINFLAFFNRDYHRVATAHIESGWVPPDTRAEELEAAVRSVCEPIFNKPISQISFGLVLMRLFEVSRRFHVEIQPQLVLLQKTLLNIEGLGRQLDPDLDLWKTAKPFLSKWMNEQIGPKALWRNLKNEAPDWAQILPALPRKVAALVDENRQKEMRDAYLHLVKIQHRQSLWLAAIAIALLLMLLFK; this is encoded by the coding sequence ATGAAATGGCTCAAACGCAGTAAAACCCTTTGGCAGACCATCCGCCGCTACGGCCTGGCCGATTTGATTGTCCCGCTGGCGCGGGAAGGCTGGCAGCGCCGCCTGCTGCGCCTGCTGCCCCAAGCCGGGTCGGCGCAGGACGAGCCTTTGCCGGTGCGCCTGCGGCTGGCTTTGGAGAGCTTGGGGCCGGTGTTCGTCAAATTCGGCCAGGTGCTCTCCACCCGTCCCGACCTGATTCCGCACGCCTACGCGGTGGAGCTAGCCAAACTGCAGGACAAAGTGCCGCCGTTTGATGCCGAGCTGTCGCGCCGCCAGATTGAAAAGGCTTTGGGCAGGCCGGTGGGCGAAATTTACGCCGAATTTGAAACCGTGCCCGTCGCCAGCGCGTCAGTGGCGCAGGTGCACAGGGCGCGGCTTTACAGCGGCGAAGAAGTGGCGGTGAAAGTGCTGCGGCCGGGCATCCGCTCCGTTATCGAACAGGATTTGGCGCTGCTGCGTTTCTGCGCCGGCTGGGCGGAACGGCTCTTTGCCGACGGCAAACGCCTGCGCCCGCGCGAAGTGGTGGACGAGTTCGACAAATATCTGCACGACGAACTCGATCTGATGCGCGAAGCGGCCAACGCCAGCCAGCTCGGGCGCAATTTCAAAGACAGCGCCATGCTTATCGTGCCCAAAGTGTTTTACGACTACTGCGCGCGCGAAGTATTGACCATCGAATGGATGGACGGCACGCCCGTATCCGACATTGCCGCGCTCAAAGCGCAAGGCATCGACTTGCACAAACTCGCCGATTACGGCGTGGAAATTTTCTTCACGCAAGTTTTCCGCGACGGCTTTTTCCATGCCGACATGCACCCGGGCAACATCTTAGTAGCCGCCGACAACCGCTACATCGCGCTCGATTTCGGCATCGTCGGCACGCTCACCGACTACGACAAACGCTATCTGGCCATCAATTTCCTCGCCTTTTTCAACCGCGACTACCACCGCGTCGCCACCGCCCACATCGAATCGGGCTGGGTGCCGCCCGACACCCGCGCCGAAGAGCTTGAAGCGGCCGTGCGCTCGGTGTGCGAACCGATTTTCAACAAACCGATTTCGCAGATTTCCTTCGGCCTCGTACTGATGCGCCTGTTTGAAGTCAGCCGCCGCTTCCACGTCGAAATCCAGCCGCAGCTTGTGTTGCTGCAAAAAACCCTGCTCAACATCGAAGGACTCGGCCGCCAACTCGACCCCGATTTGGATTTGTGGAAAACCGCCAAGCCCTTCCTCAGCAAATGGATGAACGAACAAATCGGCCCCAAAGCCCTGTGGCGCAACCTGAAAAACGAAGCCCCCGACTGGGCGCAAATCCTGCCCGCCCTGCCGCGCAAAGTCGCCGCGCTGGTGGACGAAAACCGCCAAAAAGAAATGCGCGACGCCTACCTGCATCTGGTGAAAATCCAACACCGCCAAAGCCTGTGGCTCGCCGCCATCGCTATTGCGCTGCTGCTGATGCTGCTGTTCAAATAA